In the Streptomyces sp. cg36 genome, one interval contains:
- the hrpA gene encoding ATP-dependent RNA helicase HrpA: MSTSFADLQTLLAEISLRDAHRLGRRLEGARRIKKPESRQAVLDEIAAEATRSAERVARRASRMPEVTYPEQLPVSQKKDEILEAIRDHQVVIVAGETGSGKTTQIPKICMELGRGVRGMIGHTQPRRIAARTVADRIADELRTPLGEAVGWKVRFTDQVDQDATFVKLMTDGILLAEIQTDRELRAYDTIIIDEAHERSLNIDFLLGYLAQLLPKRPDLKVVITSATIDPERFSRHFGDAPIVEVSGRTYPVEVRYRPLLEEDSEDADRDQITAICDAVDELQSEGAGDILVFLSGEREIRDTADALNKKNLRFTEVLPLYARLSHAEQHRVFQQHTGRRIVLATNVAETSLTVPGIKYVIDPGTARISRYSHRTKVQRLPIEAVSQASANQRKGRCGRTSDGICIRLYSEDDFLSRPEFTDAEILRTNLASVILQMTAAGLGDIEKFPFIDPPDHRNIRDGVQLLQELGALDPAEKDPKKRLTQMGRKLSQLPVDPRLARMVVEADKNGCVREVMVIAAALSIQDPRERPSDKQTQADQQHARFKDETSDFLAFLNLWRYVREQQKERGSSSFRRMCKQEYLNFLRIREWQDIYSQLRTVAKTMGIHLNEDDAPEQSVHTSLLAGLLSHIGLKDTDKNEYLGARGAKFAVFPGSALFKKQPKVLMSAELVETSRLWARVNAKIEPEWIEPLAQHLVKRTYSEPHWEKDQAAVMAYERVTLYGVPIVANRKVNYGRIDPEASRELFVRNALVEGDWRTHHKFFADNRKLLTEVEELEHRARRRDILVDDETLFDFYDQRVPEHVVSGAHFDSWWKHKRHEEPEFLDFEREMLIRESALAVTKDDYPDNWRQGRLKFKVTYQFEPGADADGVTVHVPLQVLNQVTDEGFDWQIPGLREEVVTELIRSLPKPIRRHYVPAPNFATKFLERAVPLQEPLPATLARELQRMVGVPVTADDFDLARVPDHLKITFRIVDERRRKLAEDKDLEALKLRLRPKARQALSQAAAAAAPSGGVSIERTGLTQWTIGTLTKVFETKRAGQPVKAYPALVDAGETVSVRLFDTEAEQQLAMWRGTRKLIMLNIPVNPAKFASDKLTNQQKLALSRNPHGSVQALFEDCAAAAADKLIADHGGPAWDEESFRKLYDKVRADIVDTTVRTVGQVQQILAAWQACERRLKATSSLVLINNLQDVRDQLAALVPAGFVTLTGLRRLPDLMRYLVAADRRLQQMPTSVQRDTTRMEKVHEMRDEYAWLLEQMPQGRPVPQEVLDIRWMLEELRVSYFAHALGTAYPVSDKRIVKAIDAAAP, translated from the coding sequence ATGTCTACTTCCTTCGCCGATCTCCAGACCCTGCTGGCCGAGATCTCGCTGCGCGACGCCCACCGGCTCGGCCGCCGCCTCGAAGGCGCCCGCCGCATCAAGAAGCCCGAGTCCCGGCAGGCCGTGCTCGACGAGATCGCCGCCGAGGCCACCAGGTCCGCCGAGCGCGTCGCCCGGCGGGCCTCCCGCATGCCCGAGGTCACGTACCCGGAACAGCTCCCGGTCAGCCAGAAGAAGGACGAGATCCTTGAGGCGATACGGGACCACCAGGTCGTGATCGTCGCGGGCGAGACCGGCTCCGGCAAGACCACCCAGATCCCCAAGATCTGCATGGAGCTGGGCCGGGGCGTGCGCGGCATGATCGGGCACACCCAGCCCCGCCGGATCGCGGCCCGCACGGTCGCGGACCGCATCGCGGACGAGCTGCGGACGCCGCTCGGCGAGGCGGTCGGCTGGAAGGTCCGGTTCACCGACCAGGTCGACCAGGACGCGACCTTCGTGAAGCTGATGACGGACGGCATCCTGCTCGCGGAGATCCAGACCGACCGCGAGCTGCGCGCCTACGACACGATCATCATCGACGAGGCCCACGAGCGGTCCCTGAACATCGACTTCCTGCTGGGCTACCTGGCCCAGCTGCTGCCGAAGCGCCCCGACCTCAAGGTCGTGATCACCTCGGCGACCATCGACCCCGAGCGCTTCTCGCGCCACTTCGGGGACGCCCCGATCGTCGAGGTCAGCGGGCGTACGTACCCGGTCGAGGTGCGCTACCGGCCGCTCCTGGAGGAGGACTCCGAGGACGCCGACCGGGACCAGATCACCGCGATCTGCGACGCCGTCGACGAGCTCCAGTCCGAGGGCGCGGGCGACATCCTGGTCTTCCTCTCCGGCGAGCGCGAGATCCGCGACACGGCGGACGCGCTCAACAAGAAGAACCTCCGGTTCACCGAGGTGCTGCCGCTGTACGCCCGGCTGAGCCACGCCGAGCAGCACCGCGTCTTCCAGCAGCACACGGGCCGCAGGATCGTTCTGGCCACCAATGTGGCCGAGACGTCGCTGACCGTGCCGGGCATCAAGTACGTGATCGACCCGGGCACCGCCCGCATCTCCCGCTACAGCCACCGCACCAAGGTGCAGCGCCTGCCCATCGAGGCCGTCTCGCAGGCCAGCGCCAACCAGCGCAAGGGCCGCTGCGGCCGGACCAGCGACGGCATCTGCATCCGGCTGTACTCGGAGGACGACTTCCTCTCCCGGCCGGAGTTCACCGACGCGGAGATCCTCCGCACCAACCTGGCGTCCGTCATCCTCCAGATGACCGCGGCCGGGCTCGGCGACATCGAGAAGTTCCCCTTCATCGACCCGCCGGACCACCGCAACATCCGCGACGGCGTACAGCTGCTCCAGGAGCTGGGCGCGCTGGACCCGGCGGAGAAGGACCCCAAGAAGCGGCTGACGCAGATGGGCCGCAAGCTCTCCCAGCTGCCCGTCGACCCCCGGCTGGCCCGGATGGTGGTCGAGGCCGACAAGAACGGCTGCGTCCGCGAGGTCATGGTCATCGCCGCCGCGCTCTCCATCCAGGACCCGCGCGAGCGGCCCTCCGACAAGCAGACGCAGGCCGACCAGCAGCACGCCCGCTTCAAGGACGAGACCAGCGACTTCCTCGCCTTCCTCAACCTGTGGCGCTATGTGCGCGAGCAGCAGAAGGAGCGCGGCTCCTCCAGCTTCCGCCGGATGTGCAAGCAGGAGTACCTGAACTTCCTGCGCATCCGCGAGTGGCAGGACATCTACTCGCAGCTGCGCACGGTCGCCAAGACCATGGGCATCCACCTCAACGAGGACGACGCCCCGGAGCAGTCCGTCCACACCTCCCTGCTGGCCGGCCTGCTCTCGCACATCGGGCTCAAGGACACCGACAAGAACGAGTACCTGGGCGCCCGCGGCGCCAAGTTCGCGGTCTTCCCGGGCTCGGCGCTCTTCAAGAAGCAGCCCAAGGTCCTGATGTCCGCCGAGCTGGTGGAGACCTCCCGGCTGTGGGCGCGGGTCAACGCGAAGATCGAGCCCGAGTGGATCGAGCCGCTCGCCCAGCACCTGGTCAAGCGCACCTACAGCGAGCCGCACTGGGAGAAGGACCAGGCCGCGGTGATGGCGTACGAGAGGGTCACGCTCTACGGCGTGCCGATCGTCGCCAACCGCAAGGTGAACTACGGCCGCATCGACCCCGAGGCGTCCCGCGAGCTGTTCGTCCGCAACGCGCTGGTCGAGGGCGACTGGCGCACCCACCACAAGTTCTTCGCCGACAACCGCAAGCTGCTGACCGAGGTCGAGGAGCTGGAGCACCGGGCGCGGCGCCGGGACATCCTGGTCGACGACGAGACGCTCTTCGACTTCTACGACCAGCGGGTGCCCGAACACGTGGTGTCCGGCGCCCACTTCGACTCCTGGTGGAAGCACAAGCGCCACGAGGAGCCGGAGTTCCTGGACTTCGAGCGGGAGATGCTCATCCGGGAGTCGGCGCTCGCCGTCACCAAGGACGACTACCCCGACAACTGGCGCCAGGGGCGGCTGAAGTTCAAGGTGACCTACCAGTTCGAGCCGGGCGCGGACGCGGACGGCGTGACCGTCCACGTCCCGCTCCAGGTGCTCAACCAGGTCACCGACGAGGGCTTCGACTGGCAGATCCCGGGCCTGCGCGAGGAGGTCGTCACCGAGCTCATCCGCTCGCTGCCCAAGCCGATCCGCCGCCACTACGTGCCCGCGCCGAACTTCGCGACGAAGTTCCTGGAGCGCGCGGTGCCGCTCCAGGAGCCGCTGCCGGCCACGCTGGCGCGCGAGCTCCAGCGGATGGTGGGCGTCCCCGTCACCGCCGACGACTTCGATCTGGCGCGCGTCCCGGACCACCTCAAGATCACGTTCCGGATCGTCGACGAGCGGCGCCGCAAGCTGGCCGAGGACAAGGACCTGGAGGCGCTCAAGCTCCGGCTGCGCCCCAAGGCCCGCCAGGCGCTCTCCCAGGCCGCCGCGGCGGCGGCGCCCTCGGGCGGGGTCTCCATCGAGCGCACCGGCCTCACCCAGTGGACGATCGGCACCCTGACGAAGGTCTTCGAGACCAAGCGCGCGGGACAGCCGGTGAAGGCGTACCCGGCTCTGGTCGACGCCGGGGAGACCGTCTCCGTACGGCTCTTCGACACCGAGGCCGAGCAGCAGCTGGCGATGTGGCGCGGCACCCGGAAGCTGATCATGCTGAACATCCCGGTGAACCCGGCGAAGTTCGCCTCGGACAAGCTGACCAACCAGCAGAAGCTCGCCCTGTCCCGCAATCCGCACGGCTCGGTGCAGGCGCTCTTCGAGGACTGCGCGGCAGCCGCCGCCGACAAGCTGATCGCCGACCACGGCGGCCCGGCGTGGGACGAGGAGTCCTTCCGCAAGCTGTACGACAAGGTGCGCGCCGACATCGTCGACACGACCGTGCGGACCGTCGGCCAGGTGCAGCAGATCCTGGCCGCCTGGCAGGCGTGCGAGCGCCGGCTGAAGGCCACCAGCAGCCTGGTCCTGATCAACAACCTCCAGGACGTGCGGGACCAGCTGGCGGCCCTGGTGCCGGCCGGCTTCGTGACCCTGACGGGGCTGCGCCGGCTGCCGGACCTGATGCGCTATCTGGTGGCCGCGGACCGGCGCCTCCAGCAGATGCCGACCTCCGTGCAGCGCGACACCACGCGCATGGAGAAGGTCCACGAGATGCGCGACGAGTACGCGTGGCTGCTGGAGCAGATGCCGCAGGGACGGCCCGTTCCGCAGGAGGTCCTGGACATCCGCTGGATGCTGGAGGAGCTGCGGGTCAGCTACTTCGCGCACGCGCTGGGCACGGCGTACCCGGTCTCGGACAAGCGGATCGTGAAGGCCATCGACGCGGCGGCGCCGTGA
- a CDS encoding DUF6274 family protein, which produces MTASSARHETRALLRAHLSAATGYRHLTRHCPICSRLLRLAMDPSEPEPLALPAEGPPEDESPVDR; this is translated from the coding sequence ATGACGGCGTCGTCCGCGAGGCACGAGACGCGGGCGCTCCTGCGCGCCCATCTGTCGGCCGCGACGGGCTACCGGCACCTCACCAGGCACTGCCCCATCTGCTCGCGCCTCCTGCGGCTCGCCATGGACCCCTCCGAGCCCGAGCCCCTCGCCCTGCCGGCCGAAGGGCCGCCCGAGGACGAAAGTCCCGTCGACCGGTGA
- the bldC gene encoding developmental transcriptional regulator BldC, with amino-acid sequence MTARTPDAEPLLTPAEVATMFRVDPKTVTRWAKAGKLTSIRTLGGHRRYREAEVRALLAGIPQQRSEA; translated from the coding sequence ATGACCGCTCGCACCCCTGATGCCGAGCCGCTGCTGACCCCGGCTGAGGTTGCCACGATGTTCCGCGTGGACCCGAAGACGGTCACCCGCTGGGCGAAGGCGGGCAAGCTCACGTCCATCCGCACGCTGGGTGGGCACCGCCGGTACCGCGAAGCAGAGGTCCGTGCGCTGCTCGCGGGTATTCCGCAGCAGCGTAGCGAGGCCTGA
- a CDS encoding Leu/Phe/Val dehydrogenase, with protein MTDVTGDAVSSADVLHTLFQSDQGGHEQVVLCQDRASGLKAVIAIHSTALGPALGGTRFYPYASEAEAVADALNLSRGMSYKNAMAGLDHGGGKAVIIGDPETVKTEELLLAYGRMVASLGGRYVTACDVGTYVADMDVVARECRWTTGRSPENGGAGDSSVLTAFGVFQGMRASAQHLWGDPSLRGRKVGVAGVGKVGHYLVDHLVADGAEVVITDVRADSVQRILDKHPGKVTAVADTDALIRIEGLDVYAPCALGGALNDESVPVLTAKIVCGAANNQLAHPGVEKDLADRAILYAPDYVVNAGGVIQVADELHGFDFDRCKAKAAKIFDTTLAIFARAKEDGIPPAAAADRIAEQRIAEARAL; from the coding sequence GTGACCGATGTGACCGGCGACGCCGTCAGCTCAGCGGATGTTCTGCACACCCTGTTCCAGTCGGACCAGGGCGGACACGAACAGGTCGTGCTGTGCCAGGACCGCGCCTCGGGCCTCAAGGCCGTCATCGCCATCCACTCCACCGCCCTGGGCCCGGCCCTCGGCGGTACGCGCTTCTACCCCTACGCCAGCGAGGCGGAGGCCGTCGCCGACGCGCTCAACCTCTCGCGCGGCATGTCCTACAAGAACGCCATGGCCGGGCTCGACCACGGCGGCGGCAAGGCCGTCATCATCGGTGACCCCGAGACGGTGAAGACCGAGGAACTCCTGCTCGCCTACGGGCGGATGGTGGCCTCGCTCGGCGGGCGTTACGTGACGGCGTGCGACGTCGGCACGTACGTGGCGGACATGGACGTGGTGGCGCGCGAGTGCCGGTGGACCACCGGGCGCTCCCCCGAGAACGGCGGCGCGGGCGACTCCTCCGTGCTCACCGCGTTCGGCGTCTTCCAGGGCATGCGGGCCAGCGCCCAGCACCTGTGGGGCGACCCGTCGCTGCGCGGGCGCAAGGTCGGCGTCGCGGGCGTCGGCAAGGTCGGCCACTACCTGGTGGACCACCTGGTGGCGGACGGCGCCGAGGTCGTCATCACCGATGTGCGCGCCGACTCGGTGCAGCGCATCCTCGACAAGCACCCGGGCAAGGTGACGGCGGTCGCCGACACGGACGCGCTGATCCGGATCGAGGGCCTGGACGTCTACGCGCCCTGTGCGCTCGGCGGCGCCCTGAACGACGAGAGCGTCCCGGTGCTCACCGCCAAGATCGTGTGCGGCGCGGCCAACAACCAGCTGGCGCACCCGGGCGTGGAGAAGGACCTCGCGGACCGCGCGATCCTCTACGCACCCGACTACGTGGTCAACGCCGGTGGCGTGATCCAGGTGGCGGACGAGCTCCACGGCTTCGACTTCGACCGCTGCAAGGCGAAGGCCGCAAAGATCTTCGACACCACGCTCGCCATATTCGCACGTGCGAAGGAAGACGGGATTCCGCCGGCCGCCGCGGCCGACCGGATCGCCGAGCAGCGCATCGCCGAGGCGCGCGCGCTCTGA
- a CDS encoding DUF3073 domain-containing protein — translation MGRGRAKAKQTKVARQLKYSSGGTDLSRLANELGASTSQPISSQPPNGEPFEDDDEEDDPYARYAELYNNDDEDEDDQSGPSSQRRGA, via the coding sequence ATGGGGCGCGGCCGGGCAAAGGCCAAGCAGACGAAGGTCGCCCGCCAGCTGAAGTACAGCAGCGGCGGGACTGACCTGTCGCGTCTGGCCAACGAGCTGGGCGCATCGACTTCGCAGCCGATTTCGAGTCAGCCGCCGAATGGCGAGCCGTTCGAGGACGACGACGAGGAAGACGACCCGTACGCCCGCTATGCGGAGCTGTACAACAACGACGACGAAGACGAGGACGACCAGTCCGGTCCGTCGTCGCAGCGTCGCGGCGCTTGA
- the purM gene encoding phosphoribosylformylglycinamidine cyclo-ligase — protein sequence MSSETTGASYAAAGVDIEAGDRAVELMKEWVKKTKRPEVLGGLGGFAGLFDASALKRYERPLLASATDGVGTKVDLARQLGVYDTIGHDLVGMVVDDLVVCGAEPLFMTDYICVGKVHPERVAAIVKGIAEGCVLAGCALVGGETAEHPGLLGPDDFDVAGAGTGVVEYDRLLGADRIRTGDVVIAMASSGLHSNGYSLVRHVVFDRAKMALEQQVEEFGRTLGEELLEPTKIYSLDCLALTRTTEVHAFSHVTGGGLANNLARVIPDHLHATVDRSTWTPGAVFDLVGKAGRVERLELEKTLNMGVGMIAIVPEDSVDVALTTLADRGVDSWVAGEITERGDRTSGAELTGDYAK from the coding sequence ATGTCATCTGAGACCACTGGTGCCAGCTACGCAGCCGCGGGCGTCGACATCGAAGCGGGCGACCGCGCCGTCGAGCTGATGAAGGAGTGGGTGAAGAAGACGAAGCGCCCCGAGGTCCTGGGCGGCCTCGGCGGTTTCGCCGGACTCTTCGACGCCTCCGCCCTCAAGCGCTACGAGCGTCCGCTGCTCGCCTCGGCCACCGACGGCGTCGGGACGAAGGTCGACCTCGCCCGGCAGCTGGGCGTGTACGACACCATCGGCCACGACCTCGTCGGCATGGTCGTGGACGACCTCGTCGTCTGCGGTGCCGAGCCGCTGTTCATGACCGACTACATCTGTGTCGGCAAGGTGCACCCCGAGCGGGTCGCGGCCATCGTCAAGGGCATCGCCGAGGGCTGTGTCCTGGCGGGCTGCGCGCTGGTCGGCGGCGAGACGGCGGAGCACCCGGGCCTGCTGGGCCCGGACGACTTCGACGTGGCGGGCGCCGGCACGGGTGTCGTGGAGTACGACCGGCTGCTGGGCGCGGATCGTATCCGCACGGGTGACGTGGTGATCGCCATGGCGTCGTCCGGGCTTCACTCGAACGGGTACTCGCTCGTCCGGCACGTCGTCTTCGACCGGGCGAAGATGGCGCTGGAGCAGCAGGTCGAGGAGTTCGGCCGGACCCTGGGCGAGGAGCTCCTGGAGCCGACCAAGATCTACTCGCTGGACTGCCTGGCCCTCACCCGTACCACCGAGGTGCACGCTTTCAGCCATGTAACCGGCGGCGGTCTCGCCAACAACCTGGCGCGGGTGATCCCGGACCATCTGCACGCCACCGTGGACCGTTCCACCTGGACGCCCGGCGCGGTCTTCGACCTGGTGGGCAAGGCCGGGCGGGTCGAGCGGCTGGAGCTGGAGAAGACGCTGAACATGGGCGTCGGCATGATCGCGATCGTCCCCGAGGACTCGGTGGACGTGGCTCTGACGACGCTGGCGGACCGGGGCGTGGACTCCTGGGTCGCGGGCGAGATCACCGAGCGCGGCGACCGCACCAGCGGGGCCGAGCTGACCGGCGACTACGCGAAGTAA
- the purF gene encoding amidophosphoribosyltransferase, protein MPRGDGRLNHDLLPGEKGPQDACGVFGVWAPGEEVAKLTYFGLYALQHRGQESAGIAVSNGSQILVFKDMGLVSQVFDETSLGSLQGHIAVGHARYSTTGASVWENAQPTFRATAHGSIALGHNGNLVNTAQLAEMVAELPKENGRATQVAATNDTDLVTALLAGQTDDDGKPLTVEEAAAKVLPQVQGAFSLVFMDEQTLYCARDPQGIRPLVIGRLERGWVVASETAALDICGASFVREIEPGELVAIDENGLRTSRFAEAKPKGCVFEYVYLARPDTDIAGRNVYLSRVEMGRKLAKEAPVEADLVIATPESGTPAAIGYAEASGIPYGSGLVKNAYVGRTFIQPSQTIRQLGIRLKLNPLKEVIRGKRLVVVDDSIVRGNTQRALVKMLREAGAAEVHIRISSPPVKWPCFFGIDFATRAELIANGMTIEEIGTSLGADSLSYISTDAMIEATTIPKDNLCRACFDGVYPMELPDPELLGKQLLETELAAGPAATAAADALRRP, encoded by the coding sequence GTGCCACGTGGTGACGGACGACTCAACCACGACCTGCTCCCCGGCGAGAAGGGCCCCCAGGACGCTTGCGGCGTCTTCGGCGTCTGGGCTCCGGGTGAAGAGGTCGCCAAGCTCACTTACTTCGGGCTTTACGCCCTCCAGCATCGGGGCCAGGAATCCGCGGGAATCGCGGTCAGCAACGGCTCCCAGATCCTCGTCTTCAAGGACATGGGGCTTGTCTCCCAGGTCTTCGACGAGACCTCTCTCGGTTCACTCCAAGGTCATATCGCGGTCGGTCACGCCCGCTACTCGACCACGGGTGCCTCCGTGTGGGAGAACGCGCAGCCGACCTTCCGGGCGACCGCCCACGGCTCGATCGCGCTCGGCCACAACGGCAACCTGGTGAACACGGCGCAGCTCGCGGAGATGGTCGCCGAGCTGCCCAAGGAGAACGGCCGCGCGACCCAGGTCGCCGCCACCAACGACACCGACCTCGTCACCGCCCTGCTCGCGGGGCAGACCGACGACGACGGCAAGCCGCTCACCGTGGAGGAGGCCGCCGCCAAGGTCCTTCCCCAGGTGCAGGGCGCCTTCTCGCTGGTCTTCATGGACGAGCAGACGCTGTACTGCGCCCGTGACCCGCAGGGCATCCGCCCGCTGGTCATCGGCCGCCTGGAGCGCGGCTGGGTGGTGGCCTCCGAGACCGCCGCCCTCGACATCTGCGGCGCCAGCTTCGTCCGCGAGATCGAGCCGGGCGAGCTCGTCGCCATCGACGAGAACGGTCTGCGCACCTCTCGATTTGCGGAAGCGAAGCCCAAGGGCTGTGTCTTCGAGTACGTCTACCTGGCGCGTCCCGACACGGACATCGCCGGGCGGAACGTCTACCTCTCCCGGGTCGAGATGGGGCGGAAACTCGCCAAGGAAGCCCCGGTCGAGGCCGACCTGGTGATAGCGACCCCGGAGTCCGGCACCCCCGCCGCGATCGGGTACGCCGAGGCCAGCGGCATTCCGTACGGCTCGGGCCTGGTCAAGAACGCCTATGTCGGGCGCACCTTCATCCAGCCCTCGCAGACCATCCGCCAGCTGGGCATCCGCCTCAAGCTGAACCCGCTCAAGGAAGTCATCCGGGGCAAGCGCCTGGTGGTCGTGGACGACTCGATCGTCCGCGGCAACACCCAGCGCGCGCTGGTCAAGATGCTCCGCGAGGCCGGCGCCGCCGAGGTCCACATCCGGATCTCGTCCCCGCCGGTGAAGTGGCCGTGCTTCTTCGGCATCGACTTCGCGACGCGCGCCGAGCTCATCGCCAACGGGATGACGATCGAGGAGATCGGCACCTCGCTGGGCGCCGACTCGCTCTCGTACATCTCGACGGACGCGATGATCGAGGCGACCACCATTCCCAAGGACAACCTCTGCCGCGCCTGCTTCGACGGGGTCTACCCGATGGAGCTGCCGGACCCGGAGCTGCTCGGCAAGCAGCTGCTGGAGACGGAGCTGGCGGCGGGTCCCGCCGCGACGGCCGCCGCCGACGCGCTGCGCCGCCCGTAG
- a CDS encoding sterol carrier family protein, translated as MPPAKKRARTRGYDPAKTRTAVLAQFASVREAVRALTPEQLDRPTRLDGRTVRDLAVHLADALDAVARGLAGPAPAAADLALLEWPAARPAVPGPAAAGESTAAPGQGPDADPDADLDARYARVAARLEELLPGADPARPVATGCGAMTLGDLMVTRTVELCLHTDDLNDALPGLDIPYDRQALAACTRLLADALAARAPGGSVEVRIPPYAVVQCVEGPRHTRGTPPNVVETDPLTWLRLATGRTAWSAELDAARVAAGGERADLSALLPLHSGRP; from the coding sequence ATGCCCCCCGCCAAGAAGCGCGCGCGCACCCGTGGTTACGACCCGGCGAAGACGCGCACCGCCGTCCTCGCCCAGTTCGCGTCCGTACGGGAAGCGGTCCGCGCCCTCACGCCCGAGCAGTTGGACCGGCCGACCCGGCTGGACGGCCGCACCGTGCGTGACCTGGCCGTACACCTGGCGGACGCGCTGGACGCGGTCGCCCGCGGCCTGGCCGGGCCCGCCCCGGCCGCGGCGGACCTCGCCCTGCTGGAGTGGCCCGCGGCCCGGCCCGCCGTCCCCGGCCCGGCCGCTGCGGGCGAGAGCACCGCCGCCCCCGGTCAGGGCCCGGACGCCGACCCGGACGCCGACCTGGACGCCCGGTACGCGCGGGTCGCGGCCCGCCTCGAGGAGCTGCTCCCGGGCGCCGACCCCGCCCGCCCGGTGGCGACCGGGTGCGGCGCCATGACGCTGGGCGACCTCATGGTCACGCGGACGGTCGAACTCTGTCTCCACACGGACGACTTGAACGACGCCCTGCCCGGCCTGGACATCCCGTACGACCGTCAGGCGCTCGCCGCCTGCACCCGGCTGCTCGCCGACGCGCTCGCCGCGAGGGCGCCCGGCGGCTCGGTGGAGGTGCGGATCCCGCCGTACGCGGTGGTGCAGTGCGTCGAGGGGCCCCGGCACACCCGGGGCACGCCCCCCAACGTCGTGGAGACCGACCCGCTGACCTGGCTGCGGCTGGCCACCGGCCGGACCGCGTGGTCCGCCGAACTGGACGCGGCCAGGGTGGCGGCCGGCGGCGAGCGCGCGGACCTGTCCGCACTGCTGCCGCTCCACTCCGGGCGCCCCTGA
- a CDS encoding TetR/AcrR family transcriptional regulator: MAEYVYVEKDAPAGMGLRERKKWQTRRRLMAAAFHLFAERGYDKVSVAEIAEAADVSKMTVFNHFRTKEDLALRPLEEHSDDVVRAVRERAVGTSVVDAVRGHYLRAVEERDASIGLNDDAIVVQLLRLIMETPVLLERARASLIRSSDLVAEALGEETGNRVLARVAAAQLMGARATLVSENHRRLLLGDAAEDIAPDALRLAAEAFGMVESGLGDFATRTAGPDGAPEAAGS; the protein is encoded by the coding sequence ATGGCGGAGTACGTGTACGTGGAGAAGGACGCACCGGCCGGGATGGGCCTGCGGGAGCGCAAGAAGTGGCAGACCCGGCGCCGGCTGATGGCCGCCGCCTTCCACCTCTTCGCCGAGCGCGGGTACGACAAGGTCTCGGTCGCCGAGATCGCCGAGGCCGCCGACGTCTCGAAGATGACCGTCTTCAACCACTTCCGTACGAAAGAGGACTTGGCGCTGCGCCCGCTGGAGGAACACAGCGACGACGTGGTCCGCGCGGTCCGCGAGCGTGCGGTGGGCACGTCGGTCGTCGACGCCGTGCGCGGCCACTACCTGCGGGCGGTCGAGGAGCGCGACGCGTCCATCGGGCTCAACGACGACGCCATAGTCGTCCAGTTGCTGCGGCTCATCATGGAGACCCCGGTGCTGCTGGAACGCGCCCGCGCCTCCCTCATCCGCAGCTCGGACCTGGTCGCCGAGGCGCTGGGCGAGGAGACCGGGAACCGGGTGCTGGCCCGCGTCGCCGCCGCCCAGCTGATGGGCGCGCGCGCCACCCTGGTCAGCGAGAACCACCGCCGACTGCTGCTGGGCGACGCCGCCGAGGACATCGCGCCGGACGCCCTGCGCCTGGCCGCCGAGGCATTCGGAATGGTCGAGTCCGGCCTCGGCGACTTCGCGACCAGGACCGCTGGTCCGGACGGAGCGCCGGAGGCCGCGGGCTCCTAG